The Henckelia pumila isolate YLH828 unplaced genomic scaffold, ASM3356847v2 CTG_461:::fragment_3, whole genome shotgun sequence genome window below encodes:
- the LOC140871571 gene encoding uncharacterized protein, with protein sequence MAESVKVRLVRCPKCANLLTELPDFSLYKCGGCGAVLQAKKKAFLKDGLMETPDDTKGIRTSAECNINNMSNVDMESIDGIEVVSVEKYNKERVTSIGNSMSRFGNGEPLADFDANRRGKERVRRLGYHDDEKKSYTQGLVGHGNHDEFSDLNINTTEYGYLQRRFGSFPHHVMGPSSYELNSHYEHIERTRFKDQGLYGFARVEELEHDRVELLRKLDELKGQLNRSWDMDDKPNERMVSPFPPDSYGGLHSAYAREGLNNSHGVNKMILSANELESPYFSRIHGHSPHMGRFDSGMQDSYSPRVFPHEFGGFRPPHQSPYGRMHHQYHEDVRGYYSDASPDRVLHEHRQFLHRSSCSCEHCYNRNSYVPPKIDHFKSLHRPYSHNINHHSNPIRHVSQGYSSGGSPLHSRRSPTLNSADLDYENESLDGHRHRNVDVAQGRRRLCHPILGGAPFITCCNCFELLKLPRKHLSSAKKRKMKCGSCFSVILFELGSKSYAVSLSSHDDPISTNVDVGFNKADINACPNKGEFTDKSNYVKPERQLDPRVAISSIPVNKHNTHASEKSNFDEPEKQLHPLSGNSSILMAKHDMANKPSSEDLEKLTDPTNKLNYDGFGKQVDSLSSSSCSSVGQHYVETSHKSSLDESNKQVDPLSVMSTVSIGSHETDMDKKLNYGESEKQADSHFAALSNSIDEDIPDTNQKYDDESGKMLDTHFTTPHISTDEHKIDDNLNSGKPEKQLNPLSPTNMTSEKHYNLPEEYHVHSSGNNISGQFHVGDQSNQSKLALDQATTSQISANDSARAGASVNSFPKPEKQLNLLSPANMTSEKHYNLPEEYHVHSSGNNISSQFHEGDQSNRSKLALDQATTSQISANDSARAGVSVNAFPKPEMQLNPLSSENVTSEKHYNLPEEYHVHTSGNNVGSQFDERGQSSRSKLALDQATTSQISANDSARAGVSVNAFSNRRISNNSGEISEDDHARVNIKGESFGATENSSNDTSDYDQSLDFNESKVFVNNHFIPNRDVQKAEKLAGPIQPGEYWYDIRAGFWGVMGRPCLGIVMPNIEEFNYPLPEHCAAGNTGVRVNGRELHQKDLDILASRGLPILKYGSYIVDISGKVVDVHTGEELDSLGKLAPTVEREKRGFGMRVP encoded by the exons ATGGCTGAATCGGTAAAAGTACGGCTCGTGCGTTGTCCCAAGTGCGCGAATCTCCTCACAGAGCTCCCTGATTTCTCTCTTTACAAATGTGGTGGCTGCGGTGCTGTTCTCCAAG CTAAAAAGAAGGCATTTCTAAAAGATGGATTGATGGAGACGCCTGATGATACCAAGGGTATAAGAACTTCTGCTgaatgtaatataaataatatgtcCAACGTTGACATGGAAAGTATTGATGGAATTGAAGTTGTTAGTGTCGAGAAATACAATAAAGAAAGAGTGACTTCCATTGGTAATTCCATGTCAAGGTTTGGAAATGGGGAACCACTTGCTGATTTTGATGCCAATCGAAGAGGAAAAGAAAGGGTCAGAAGGCTGGGATATCACGATGATGAGAAGAAATCATATACTCAGGGCCTGGTTGGCCATGGAAATCATGATGAATTTTCCGACTTGAATATAAATACGACAGAATATGGTTATTTACAAAGGAGGTTTGGAAGTTTCCCTCATCATGTCATGGGGCCTTCGAGCTATGAATTAAATTCTCATTACGAACACATTGAGAGGACAAGATTTAAAGATCAAGGTTTATATGGGTTTGCTAGAGTTGAAGAATTGGAGCATGATCGGGTTGAGCTCCTTAGGAAACTCGATGAGCTGAAGGGTCAACTCAATCGGTCTTGGGATATGGATGACAAACCGAATGAAAGGATGGTTTCTCCTTTTCCACCGGACTCTTATGGTGGACTTCATAGTGCATATGCTCGAGAAGGGTTGAATAATTCACATGGTGTCAATAAGATGATATTATCTGCCAATGAGTTGGAATCCCCATATTTTAGTCGCATCCATGGACACAGTCCTCATATGGGTAGGTTTGATTCAGGTATGCAGGATTCATATTCTCCGAGGGTCTTTCCACACGAGTTTGGTGGATTTAGGCCTCCTCATCAGTCTCCATATGGGCGTATGCATCACCAGTATCACGAGGATGTTCGTGGTTACTACAGTGATGCTAGTCCCGACCGCGTGTTGCATGAACATAGACAGTTTTTGCATCGGTCTTCATGCTCTTGTGAGCATTGCTATAATAGGAACTCATATGTTCCTCCTAAAATTGATCACTTTAAGTCTCTACATCGACCATATAGTCACAACATTAATCATCATTCCAATCCTATACGGCATGTTTCTCAGGGTTATAGTTCAGGAGGCTCCCCTTTACATTCACGACGGTCTCCAACTCTGAACTCTGCTGATCTAGATTACGAAAATGAGAGTCTTGATGGTCACCGACATAGAAACGTAGATGTAGCTCAGGGAAGAAGGCGACTGTGCCATCCCATTTTAGGGGGCGCTCCTTTTATAACATGCTGTAATTGctttgagttgttgaaactTCCCAGAAAACACTTGTCGTCGgcaaaaaaaaggaaaatgaaATGTGGGTCTTGCTTTTCAGTAATCTTGTTTGAACTCGGGAGTAAAAGCTATGCCGTATCACTTTCTTCACATGATGATCCAATTTCAACCAATGTGGATGTTGGTTTCAATAAAGCTGACATAAATGCCTGCCCTAATAAAGGTGAATTTACAGACAAGTCAAATTATGTCAAGCCCGAGAGGCAGCTGGATCCTCGTGTTGCCATATCAAGTATCCCTGTGAACAAACACAACACACACGCAAGTGAAAAATCGAACTTTGATGAACCTGAGAAGCAGTTGCATCCTCTCTCTGGAAATTCGAGTATTTTGATGGCCAAGCACGACATGGCAAATAAGCCAAGTTCTGAAGATCTTGAGAAGCTAACAGATCCTACAAACAAGTTGAATTATGATGGGTTTGGGAAGCAAGTGGATTCTCTTTCTTCCTCATCTTGTAGTTCCGTGGGTCAACATTACGTAGAGACAAGTCATAAGTCAAGCTTAGACGAGTCCAATAAGCAGGTCGACCCTCTTTCTGTCATGTCAACTGTCTCAATAGGCAGTCACGAAACAGACATGGACAAGAAGTTGAATTATGGTGAGTCGGAGAAGCAGGCGGACTCTCATTTTGCCGCCCTGAGCAACTCTATAGACGAGGACATCCCAGACACAAACCAGAAGTATGATGATGAGTCTGGGAAGATGTTGGATACTCATTTTACCACACCGCATATCTCTACGGACGAGCACAAGATAGATGACAATTTGAATTCCGGAAAGCCTGAGAAGCAACTGAATCCTCTTTCTCCCACGAATATGACATCTGAAAAACATTACAATTTGCCTGAAGAATATCATGTTCATTCTTCTGGTAACAATATTAGTGGTCAATTTCATGTGGGCGATCAAAGTAATCAATCAAAGCTTGCACTTGATCAAGCTACTACCTCGCAGATTTCTGCGAATGATTCAGCTAGGGCAGGTGCATCAGTTAACTCATTTCCGAAGCCTGAGAAGCAACTGAATCTTCTTTCGCCCGCGAATATGACATCTGAAAAACATTACAATTTGCCTGAAGAATATCATGTTCATTCTTCTGGTAACAATATTAGTAGTCAATTTCATGAGGGAGATCAAAGTAATCGATCAAAGCTTGCACTTGATCAAGCTACTACCTCGCAGATTTCTGCGAATGATTCAGCAAGGGCAGGTGTGTCAGTTAACGCATTTCCGAAGCCTGAGATGCAACTGAATCCTCTTTCTTCTGAGAATGTGACATCTGAAAAACATTACAATTTGCCTGAAGAATATCATGTTCATACTTCTGGTAACAATGTTGGTAGTCAATTTGATGAGAGAGGTCAGAGTAGTCGATCAAAGCTTGCACTTGATCAAGCTACTACCTCGCAGATTTCTGCAAATGATTCAGCAAGGGCAGGTGTGTCAGtgaacgcattttcaaatagaCGTATATCTAATAATTCTGGGGAAATAAGTGAGGATGATCACGCCAGAGTCAACATAAAGGGCGAGTCTTTTGGTGCTACTGAAAATAGCTCCAATGACACTTCAGATTATGATCAAAGTCTAGATTTTAATGAATCCAAAGTTTTTGTGAACAATCACTTCATACCAAATCGTGACGTGCAGAAGGCCGAAAAGCTAGCTGGACCTATTCAACCAGGAGAATATTG GTACGATATTCGAGCTGGATTTTGGGGAGTGATGGGCCGTCCTTGTCTTGGTATTGTAATG cCGAATATTGAGGAATTCAACTATCCTCTACCGGAACACTGTGCTGCTGGAAATACTGGAGTTCGTGTCAATGGCCGTGAACTTCACCAGAAGGACTTAGATATACTTGCGAGTAGAGGTCTTCCAATCTTAAAATATGGATCTTATATCGTTGATATTTCCGGGAAAGTGGTTGATGTGCACACAGGGGAAGAACTAGATAGCCTTGGCAAACTTGCCCCCAC GGTTGAGAGGGAGAAGCGTGGATTTGGTATGAGAGTTCCATAG